A genomic segment from Gossypium hirsutum isolate 1008001.06 chromosome D04, Gossypium_hirsutum_v2.1, whole genome shotgun sequence encodes:
- the LOC107934339 gene encoding ervatamin-B, translating to MENPSFTLLLVCALCMSSVVQCKYNCPEKYDPHDMQERYQRWVARHGRKYKSKNEWALRFGIYKSNSQFIDCVNSQNLSFKLTDNEFADMTNDEFRAMYLGYQSIRSPCESNSKGFAYDKYHNLPKSIDWRKKGAVAPIKNQGQCGSCWAFSAVAAIEGINQIKTGNLTSLSEQELIDCDTDSIDQGCNGGHMVQAYEFIIKNGGITTEKDYPYTGRDDTCKRTQAKNHAVTISGYKRLPTNNETALQIAVSQQPVSVAIDAAGLQFQFYFGGVFTGDCGNELNHGVAIVGYGEVLNKKYWIVKNSWGTEWGEAGYVRMERGVSDKRGLCGIAMDTSYPVKK from the exons ATGGAGAATCCTAGTTTCACTCTTTTACTTGTCTGTGCCTTGTGCATGTCCTCAGTGGTACAATGCAAATACAACTGCCCCGAAAAGTACGATCCCCATGATATGCAAGAACGATACCAACGATGGGTGGCCCGACATGGCCGAAAGTACAAGAGCAAGAACGAATGGGCATTGCGGTTCGGGATATACAAATCCAATTCTCAGTTCATTGATTGTGTCAATTCACAGAACCTATCATTCAAGTTGACCGATAACGAATTCGCAGACATGACAAATGATGAGTTCAGAGCTATGTATTTGGGTTACCAAAGCATAAGATCTCCATGTGAGAGCAACAGCAAAGGCTTCGCATATGACAAATATCACAATTTGCCAAAAAGCATAGATTGGAGAAAGAAAGGTGCTGTCGCTCCAATCAAGAATCAAGGCCAATGTG GGAGTTGTTGGGCATTCTCAGCAGTGGCAGCCATAGAAGGgatcaatcaaattaaaacagGGAACTTGACATCTCTTTCGGAACAAGAGCTCATCGATTGCGACACCGACTCTATCGACCAAGGCTGCAACGGTGGACACATGGTCCAAGCGTATGAATTTATTATAAAGAACGGTGGAATCACCACTGAGAAAGACTATCCATACACGGGAAGAGATGACACCTGCAAGCGGACACAAGCTAAAAACCATGCAGTAACAATTAGTGGGTATAAGAGATTACCTACCAACAATGAGACAGCTCTGCAAATAGCAGTTTCCCAGCAACCTGTATCGGTCGCCATCGATGCAGCAGGGCTCCAATTTCAATTCTATTTCGGAGGTGTGTTCACTGGAGATTGTGGAAATGAACTCAACCATGGAGTTGCAATAGTTGGCTATGGAGAAGTTCTTAATAAAAAGTACTGGATAGTGAAAAATTCATGGGGTACTGAATGGGGTGAAGCTGGCTATgtaaggatggaacgtggagtcTCTGATAAAAGGGGTCTTTGTGGTATTGCAATGGATACTAGTTACCCTGTTAAGAAGTGA